In the genome of Longimicrobium sp., the window GAAGCGGCCGCCTCATCGGGCGGCCGCTTCCGTGTCAGGAAGACACACGGGGTGTGTTCAACCGACACACACCAGAGCCTGTTCCGGGTCGGCATACTCCGCGGCGGCGCGAATGGGCGGGGCCACCGTCACTGGCGCGGAGGTGAAGCGCTCCGGAAGCGGAAAGGCGATCACCGTCGGCTCGGCGGGGGCGGCCGCCTCGGCCCGGTGCTGCGCGCACCACGCGCGGTAGCCCGGCAGCTTCAGCATCCGCAGGATGCGCCGGTCCATGGCGTTGCACAGCAGGATCTCGGTCAGCTGGTACTGCCCCGCGTCGTTCACGCGCAGCTCGGTCACCACCTCGTCGGCAAGCGACAGGAGCTGGGCACGGGGAATCCGGTCCTTGAACTCCTCGAGCTGCTCCTCCACCCACTCGACGTAGGCGCGGCGCAGCGAACGGGGCGAGCGGGAGCTCATCGGCTTCCTCCGACGCTTGAGAGCAAGTGCGGCGTGTAAGGCAAAGGAAGTTCGAAGGTGGCGCGATAGGGTCGAAACCGAATGTCGCGGCAAGTTAGGATCAATGACATGCGGGCGTCAAGGCTTTCGTAAGCCGCGCCATTTCAACGCCCGGCGGCAGTCGTCGCAGAACCCGGCCGCCTTGCGATCGGTGTCGGCAATGTGGCGGGAGGGATACATGACGCACGACTCGCGCCCGCAGTGGTCCGCTCCGTCCAGGTGCGCCAGCTCGTGGAGCGCCTCGGTGAGCAGCCGGCCGCGAAGAACGTCCGCGTCCGCGCCCGATCCGTGTCTCAGCGGCAGCAGCCCGATGACGGCGCAGCACCCGTCCATGGCCGCCTCGCCGAACACGGGGCCGACGCCCTCGGCGCAAAGGCCCGCGTCGGCTATTGCCAGCTTCCAGGACCGCGCACCCGCGCCGTGGCTGGCGATCAGCGCCTGCATGATGTCGCCGGAGTGATACAGATGGCTTTCCGCGTCGCGCCACTCCCCGGCGAGCGCCATCGCCCCGCCGACGCTGCACTGCATTCCCGCGCGCTCGCTCAGGTCGTCGGCCAGAGTTCGGAGCAGCCCCATGGGCACTTCGCCCACAGGGACCAGCTCGACAGGCGGTGGGCCATTGCGGCGGATCACGACGGATCGATCATGCCGGGCGAAAACGAGTGAAGGTAAGGGGGGTGCGTCAGGACAGCTTTG includes:
- a CDS encoding archaemetzincin, whose amino-acid sequence is MIRRNGPPPVELVPVGEVPMGLLRTLADDLSERAGMQCSVGGAMALAGEWRDAESHLYHSGDIMQALIASHGAGARSWKLAIADAGLCAEGVGPVFGEAAMDGCCAVIGLLPLRHGSGADADVLRGRLLTEALHELAHLDGADHCGRESCVMYPSRHIADTDRKAAGFCDDCRRALKWRGLRKP